The DNA window TGATCACTTTTTCTCTTGTAGAAGCAACGGTCAGTTTCAGATCGGATCTGGAATTCTGCTCCAGCGTCGGGTTGATGATCAGCTCGCCGTCGATCATACCAACCTGTGTTGCTGCACACGGTCCGTCAAACGGGATATCGGAGATGCAGGTTGCGATAGAGGAACCCAGCATTGCTACGACTTCCGGATTACACTGCGGATCTACAGACATTACCATATTGTTCAGGGTAACATCGTTACGGTAATCCTTCGGGAACAGCGGACGCATCGGACGGTCGATCACACGGGAGGTCAGGATTGCATGCTCGGACGCTTTTCCTTCTCTCTTGTTGAATCCACCCGGAATCTTTCCTACTGCATACATTTTTTCTTCATATTCTACACTTAACGGGAAGAAATCGATTCCTTCTCTTGGCTTTTCTGATGCGGTTGCGGTAGAAAGTACAACGGTATCACCATAATGCATAAATGCTGCGCCGTTAGCCTGTTTTGCCACACGGTCAATGTCAACTGTCAGTGTTCTTCCTGCCAGTTCCATAGAATAACTTTTGTACATACATTTTCTCCTTTTTCTGCCCTCTCCGGGCGATTTTTGCCGGCGGATATGCTCCGAAACAACTGAAAAACACACTCTCTTTTCATTCCGACAATGTGCTTTTCAGTGGTCTCGGCCGTCCTCTCCGGCGTCTTACAGGTACATTTTGCACTGTATAAGATAAAAGGGATGGAAGAATACCTTCCACCCCTCGCCATTCTTATCTCTGTGCAGTTGAATTACTTTCTGATTCCTAATTTTTCGATCAGTGCACGATATCTTTCGATATCTGTTTTCTTCAGGTAATCCAGCAGACCTCTTCTCTGACCTACCATTTTCAGCAGACCTCTTCTGGAATGATGATCTTTGTGATGTGTTTTCAGATGCTCTGTCAGCTCCTGGATTCTTGCTGTCAGTACAGCTACCTGTACTTCCGGTGAACCTGTGTCGCCTTCTGTTCTTGCGTATTCAGCCATAATAGCCTGTTTCTTTTCTTTAGAAATCATTTTGTTTTCCTCCTATTTTTTCAATCGCCACATATTAAGAAATGGTCGGAGTGTCCGATATCTGAATATGGGCTAACTCATACTTGGACAGTATACCATATGCTCTCAGGAATGTAAACCTCTTTTTTGAAAATATTGCTTTCCTGCATTGGCATCTCTCTGGATCTGTGCTTTCAGTTCTTCCACCGAATCAAACTTGCACTCCGGACGCACGAAATGATAGAATTCCACCCATGCTTCCTCCCCGTACAGATCTTCGTCGCAGTCGAACAGATAGGTCTCGACACCTGCAAACGGCACTTCCACGGTAGGTTTCACACCGACATTGGAGATTCCGTAGAATGTTTTCCCTTTGATAAACGTTTTCGACGCATAGACTCCGAACGGCGGAAGCAGTTTTCCGTCCTCCGGTACCTGATTGATCGTCGGAAGTCCCCATGTCCGTCCGAGCTGTCTTCCGTGTACAACCTCACCCAGCACAAAATACCGGTATCCCAGAAGATCATTGACTTTCTCGATATTTCCTTCCTGAAGCACTTCGCGGATCCAGGTGCTGCTGACCGGTCGTTCTTCTCTGGTCTCTTTACTTAAGATCTCCACTTCATATCCATATCGGGTTCCCAGCTCCTGTAACAGCTGCGGAGTTCCCTTTCTTTCATATCCGAAGTGAAAATCCGGTCCGACCACCACATACGCGGCGCGCAGCTGTTTTACCAGGATTTCCCTGATAAAATCCTCCGGCTCCATCTGTATGATCTCCGGAATGAACGGACACTCCACCAGGCAGTCTACGCCACGGCGTTCCAGAAGAATCCTGCGCTCTTCGTTCGTAAGGATCGTCCGTTTGATCCTGGTTCCCAGTTTTACAAGAGGGGAGACATCAAAGGTAAATACCACTGTCTCATACCCTTCTTTGCCGATCTCCATCACCCGGTTGATCAGTTTGCTGTGTCCGGTATGGACGCCGTCAAACTTTCCGAGTGTCACCACGCTTCGTTTATCCAGTTGAAAATCCAGATTCTTTGTAATATATTTCATGTCTCTTTCCATTCTTCTCTTTGTATACAATACATCCAGTTTTCCGTTTAATTTTCTTTCCGGTAAAACATTTTCACCGGTACCAGCTGGTCTGTCTTCTTCTCAAACAGCCCGATAAAGGTATCTTCGCTGTCGTAAACCCGGACATAACCGCTTTCTGCCTCCGGTTCTTCCTGTAACAGTTCCGAAAAGAGCCGGTTGCCGTTATGC is part of the Blautia faecicola genome and encodes:
- the rpsO gene encoding 30S ribosomal protein S15, whose amino-acid sequence is MISKEKKQAIMAEYARTEGDTGSPEVQVAVLTARIQELTEHLKTHHKDHHSRRGLLKMVGQRRGLLDYLKKTDIERYRALIEKLGIRK
- a CDS encoding bifunctional riboflavin kinase/FAD synthetase, which gives rise to MKYITKNLDFQLDKRSVVTLGKFDGVHTGHSKLINRVMEIGKEGYETVVFTFDVSPLVKLGTRIKRTILTNEERRILLERRGVDCLVECPFIPEIIQMEPEDFIREILVKQLRAAYVVVGPDFHFGYERKGTPQLLQELGTRYGYEVEILSKETREERPVSSTWIREVLQEGNIEKVNDLLGYRYFVLGEVVHGRQLGRTWGLPTINQVPEDGKLLPPFGVYASKTFIKGKTFYGISNVGVKPTVEVPFAGVETYLFDCDEDLYGEEAWVEFYHFVRPECKFDSVEELKAQIQRDANAGKQYFQKRGLHS